Proteins co-encoded in one Flavobacteriaceae bacterium MAR_2009_75 genomic window:
- a CDS encoding RNA polymerase sigma-70 factor (ECF subfamily): MSYQLSDEQLLDKMKLGDQESFRLIYNRYFEDLYKYTLGLVKDRQIAEDLIQELFIGLWEKKDKIDISNLKAYFTTALRHKVINVYRNNKYVDLDDQLVASLPSPNSVDDKLKENDLEIEFKSILNKLPNKCRNVFYLSRIKRYKNREIAEELDISIRTVEAHISNALQHFKAY; the protein is encoded by the coding sequence ATGAGTTACCAATTATCTGATGAACAGCTGCTTGATAAAATGAAATTGGGAGACCAAGAATCATTCAGGCTAATTTATAACAGATACTTTGAAGATTTATATAAGTATACCCTGGGCCTTGTTAAAGACAGACAGATTGCCGAAGACCTTATTCAAGAACTTTTTATTGGCCTGTGGGAAAAGAAAGATAAAATAGATATTTCGAACCTTAAGGCCTATTTTACTACAGCTCTTCGACATAAGGTGATTAATGTCTACCGCAACAACAAGTACGTAGATTTAGATGATCAGTTAGTTGCATCACTGCCAAGTCCGAATTCGGTTGATGACAAACTAAAGGAAAATGACCTTGAGATTGAATTCAAGAGTATACTGAACAAATTGCCCAACAAATGCAGAAATGTTTTTTATCTAAGTAGAATCAAGAGATATAAAAATAGGGAAATCGCCGAAGAACTTGATATTTCAATTCGCACGGTCGAGGCTCATATCAGTAATGCACTTCAGCATTTTAAGGCATATTAG
- a CDS encoding DNA polymerase-4, with product MQKTILHLDLDTFFVSVERLINTKLKNKPLLVGGLSDRGVVAACSYETRGYGVHSGMPMKMAKELCPEAFTIKGNAGTYSKYSDAVTEIIQEQVPLFEKSSIDEFYADLTGMDRFFGCYKYASELRQRIEKNTGLPISFGLSVNKVVSKVATNEAKPQNQLKIDYGLEKTFLAPLSIKKIPMVGDKTYQTLRNLGLRQVRTIQEMPVDVMQRVLGKNGRVIWKRANGIDHTPVIPFCDRKSISTERTFDKDTIDVVKLKGILIAMTENLAYQLRRGEKLTACIAVKIRYSDFNTYSKQLRIPYTSADHILIPKILEMFKTLYNRRLLVRLVGIRFSHLVSGNYQINLFDDTEEILNLYNAMDHIRKRYGDKSVVRASAMGARTIGRMQNPFDGRPPIVLAHRKQ from the coding sequence ATGCAGAAGACCATTTTACATTTAGACCTTGATACATTTTTTGTATCCGTAGAACGCCTCATCAATACCAAACTCAAAAACAAACCTTTGTTGGTTGGTGGTTTGAGCGATAGGGGCGTGGTGGCGGCCTGTAGTTATGAAACCCGTGGTTATGGCGTGCATTCGGGTATGCCCATGAAAATGGCGAAAGAACTATGTCCTGAAGCGTTTACCATTAAAGGTAACGCCGGTACGTATAGCAAGTATTCTGATGCGGTTACTGAAATTATACAAGAACAGGTACCCCTTTTTGAAAAATCGAGTATCGATGAGTTTTACGCCGACCTAACGGGAATGGACCGCTTTTTTGGTTGTTATAAGTATGCCTCTGAATTGCGGCAACGTATTGAAAAAAATACGGGATTACCAATTTCTTTCGGACTTTCGGTCAATAAGGTAGTTTCTAAAGTAGCAACCAACGAAGCTAAACCTCAAAACCAGCTAAAGATAGATTACGGACTCGAAAAAACATTTCTTGCGCCTTTATCCATAAAAAAAATACCCATGGTAGGCGATAAAACGTATCAGACCCTTCGAAACCTAGGGTTGCGACAGGTACGCACTATACAAGAAATGCCCGTTGATGTGATGCAACGTGTGTTGGGCAAAAATGGGCGGGTCATTTGGAAAAGGGCCAATGGCATTGATCACACCCCGGTAATTCCGTTTTGTGACCGTAAGTCTATTTCTACCGAGCGTACCTTTGATAAAGACACTATTGATGTAGTAAAACTGAAGGGCATTCTTATAGCCATGACCGAAAACTTGGCTTATCAACTACGCCGGGGTGAAAAGTTAACGGCCTGCATTGCGGTCAAGATCAGATATTCCGACTTTAATACTTATTCGAAACAATTACGTATTCCCTATACCAGTGCCGATCATATATTGATTCCTAAAATTCTAGAAATGTTCAAAACACTGTACAATCGAAGATTGTTGGTGCGATTGGTAGGTATTCGGTTCAGTCATTTGGTGTCGGGCAATTATCAAATCAATCTTTTTGACGATACCGAAGAGATTTTAAACCTGTATAATGCGATGGATCATATTCGAAAACGCTATGGTGATAAGAGTGTGGTTCGTGCCTCGGCCATGGGCGCACGAACCATCGGTCGAATGCAAAACCCGTTCGATGGCCGGCCACCGATTGTACTCGCACACCGGAAACAGTAG
- a CDS encoding FecR family protein, with amino-acid sequence MKTDEFIKILEKYSVGQATEEEKTLVEAYFDEKKAESPILNVGVEGYKNRLYRKIESSIAQDAKAKPKSSYFKQWAIAASVALALGLFLFSRYEPNPQFNLVETTLGQKQEIQLPDGTVVMLNSGSSIRYPQQFNGDFREVALTGEAFFDVARDTLKPFIVETGEVRTRVLGTSFNINAFAESDSISVSVATGKVMVANHRLMKEILLPNEQLHYHKVTEAYRKATDKSVIDKAWTENTIHLNYKTLNEAVEVLERWFDISIEIQSAALDRKRIVGKYHDPHLETILESLSFLLNIEFTEKSPSNYIVVPKK; translated from the coding sequence TTGAAGACCGATGAATTCATAAAAATACTTGAGAAGTATTCCGTTGGACAAGCCACCGAAGAAGAAAAAACTTTGGTCGAAGCGTATTTCGATGAGAAAAAGGCCGAATCACCTATCTTAAATGTAGGTGTTGAGGGCTACAAAAACAGGTTGTACCGTAAGATTGAGTCTTCAATCGCGCAAGATGCCAAAGCCAAGCCCAAATCAAGCTACTTCAAACAATGGGCAATCGCCGCAAGTGTAGCGCTGGCTCTAGGTCTATTTTTATTTTCCCGATACGAGCCCAATCCTCAATTTAATTTAGTGGAGACCACATTGGGTCAAAAGCAAGAGATTCAACTGCCAGACGGTACTGTTGTAATGTTGAATTCAGGAAGTTCTATACGATATCCCCAACAATTTAACGGTGATTTTAGAGAAGTAGCACTTACAGGCGAGGCCTTCTTTGATGTAGCGCGAGATACGCTGAAACCATTTATCGTAGAAACGGGTGAGGTTCGCACAAGGGTACTCGGAACTTCGTTCAATATTAATGCGTTTGCGGAGAGCGATAGTATTTCTGTGAGTGTTGCTACGGGAAAGGTAATGGTAGCCAATCACAGATTAATGAAAGAGATTTTGCTTCCTAATGAGCAATTGCATTATCACAAGGTGACCGAGGCCTATAGAAAGGCAACGGATAAATCAGTAATAGATAAAGCCTGGACGGAAAACACCATCCACCTAAATTACAAGACCCTTAACGAAGCGGTAGAAGTATTGGAACGATGGTTCGATATTTCCATAGAAATTCAGAGTGCCGCTCTGGACCGAAAGCGAATCGTTGGTAAATATCATGACCCCCATTTAGAGACCATTCTTGAAAGTTTAAGTTTTCTCTTGAATATAGAATTTACAGAAAAATCTCCCTCGAACTATATAGTCGTACCAAAAAAATAA
- a CDS encoding Kef-type potassium/proton antiporter (CPA2 family), with protein MTGSILFEAIVFLAGALLCVPLAKRLGLSSVLGYLLAGVLIGPYLLGFIGEEGQDILHFAEFGVVMMLFLIGLEIEPKNFWKMRKTILGMGGAQVIGSMLLSFLMFHLMGFEWKVSLTVSMAVALSSTAITLQTLKEKGLFETTYGASSFSILLFQDIIVIFMLGILPLLSNENEVASQTAESTGHANLLENLPLGLQTLAIILSVVLIVVAGRYLFVPMLRRVAMTRVRELLTASALLIVLGISLLMELVGLSPALGAFLGGVVLATSEFKHELESTLEPFKDLLLGLFFMAVGASINFIVIKENPWGIGGLLIAVILLKAIVLFAVGALFKLKMDQRLLLSVGLAQIGEFAFVLLSFAFQLNILSGEQMDTMLVVTALTMTLTPILGMVNERLILPRIGTKESEKRAIDHIAKQHKIILVGFGHFGNTVGRFLRSHGIEATILDFDSNRVDFLRKMGFEVYYGDATRIDLLEAAGIADAHILISALDNPDTTKKLVGIVKKKYPKVELMVRTKNRYEAYDLLNMGVEHIYRESLDTSVKLASDVLSKMGFRKYTLYRQAQNFIKLDERSMRRLAEQKPKDEKEYIFKAKEEIAQQEKVMEQDWQRGIYQNDNHWDTEQMRLASKLHKKKP; from the coding sequence ATGACCGGAAGCATACTTTTTGAAGCCATCGTATTTCTTGCAGGAGCATTGTTATGTGTGCCCTTGGCCAAAAGGCTGGGGCTAAGTTCGGTTCTGGGGTACTTGTTGGCAGGTGTGCTTATCGGCCCCTATCTCTTGGGGTTTATTGGGGAAGAGGGACAAGATATTCTACATTTCGCCGAATTTGGTGTGGTCATGATGCTCTTTCTCATCGGTCTCGAAATTGAACCCAAGAATTTCTGGAAGATGCGAAAAACCATTTTGGGTATGGGCGGGGCACAGGTGATCGGCAGTATGCTTCTCTCATTTTTAATGTTCCATTTAATGGGTTTTGAATGGAAGGTTTCCTTAACCGTATCAATGGCCGTAGCCCTTTCTTCAACGGCAATTACCTTACAGACCTTAAAGGAGAAAGGCTTGTTTGAAACTACCTACGGGGCCTCTTCTTTTTCCATACTTCTATTTCAAGATATTATCGTCATTTTTATGTTGGGTATACTTCCGCTGCTCTCCAATGAAAATGAAGTTGCTTCCCAAACCGCAGAATCTACTGGTCATGCCAATCTTTTGGAGAACTTGCCTTTGGGCCTACAGACCTTGGCCATTATACTTTCAGTGGTATTGATCGTTGTAGCCGGCAGGTACTTGTTCGTTCCGATGTTGCGAAGGGTGGCCATGACCCGGGTAAGAGAACTGTTAACCGCCTCTGCCTTGCTGATTGTCTTGGGTATTTCATTGTTGATGGAATTGGTGGGCCTCAGCCCTGCATTGGGAGCCTTTTTAGGGGGCGTGGTTTTGGCGACCAGTGAGTTCAAGCACGAACTGGAAAGTACGCTCGAACCCTTTAAAGATTTGTTGTTGGGGCTCTTTTTTATGGCGGTAGGGGCATCTATAAACTTTATAGTGATTAAAGAGAATCCATGGGGTATCGGAGGGCTTTTAATAGCTGTGATATTGTTGAAAGCAATCGTGCTTTTTGCGGTAGGAGCCCTATTTAAGTTGAAAATGGACCAGCGCTTACTGCTCTCGGTAGGGCTGGCACAAATTGGGGAATTTGCCTTCGTACTGCTTTCCTTTGCATTTCAGTTGAACATTCTTAGCGGTGAGCAGATGGACACCATGTTGGTGGTAACAGCGTTGACCATGACCCTGACCCCAATTTTGGGGATGGTGAACGAACGTTTGATTTTGCCCCGAATAGGAACCAAGGAATCGGAAAAAAGGGCCATCGACCATATTGCCAAACAGCATAAAATAATCTTGGTCGGTTTCGGGCACTTTGGTAATACCGTAGGTCGTTTTTTGCGTTCTCACGGTATTGAGGCGACCATTTTGGATTTTGACTCGAACCGAGTAGATTTTCTTCGTAAAATGGGTTTTGAAGTGTACTATGGAGACGCAACCCGTATAGACCTTTTAGAGGCTGCAGGAATTGCCGATGCCCATATTCTTATCAGTGCATTGGATAACCCCGATACTACTAAAAAATTGGTGGGAATCGTAAAAAAGAAGTACCCTAAGGTAGAACTTATGGTACGCACAAAGAATAGGTATGAGGCCTATGACCTATTAAATATGGGGGTCGAACATATTTATAGAGAGTCTTTAGATACCTCGGTAAAACTTGCCAGCGATGTGCTGAGTAAAATGGGCTTTAGAAAGTATACTTTATACCGTCAGGCGCAGAATTTCATTAAATTGGATGAACGGAGTATGCGCAGGTTGGCCGAGCAAAAGCCTAAAGATGAAAAGGAATATATCTTCAAGGCCAAAGAAGAAATTGCCCAGCAAGAAAAAGTAATGGAACAAGATTGGCAACGTGGCATTTATCAAAATGATAACCACTGGGATACGGAGCAGATGCGTTTGGCCTCTAAGCTTCATAAGAAGAAACCATAG
- a CDS encoding TonB-linked SusC/RagA family outer membrane protein: protein MKIKVIKNRLKLKITGFLLLFSCFNAAPNSSVESVNQIKITLHENNKTLVEMFDAIESVSEASFVYNEKIQSLKLKKSIDFEGASLQTVMKRLAHNFPIDYKIISTTVTVTLKNNEQDKVRVSGTLNDIDGYALMGVSVMEVGTNNGVVTDFDGNFIIEVARGGTLEFSYLGMIPQTVQVNNSRSDLVVVLKSDEQLLEEVVVIGYGSKSKEKLIDAVNKVDVSTIENRPLANAANALQGVSPGLNITQSSGKPGESPRINIRGFTSINGGSPLVIVDGVEGDINNLNPNDIESISVLKDAGASAIYGARGAFGVVLVTTKKAKKGKITVNVSNTTAFSSPTMNTDFLTDSYQSTMLVDEAFRTAVGRSYTGYTEQDYAALLEVSQDPSKARVVIDNRNGRDQYVHYGATDWWNTFFRKNAPSNITNVSLSGGSEKVRTFFSYRNYHSTGILKVQDDNFKQYNLRGKIEVDANNWLTFTNNMQYNNSNDLQHGGSQYGNYADPWGSLLWVHAIPAYMPANPDGNALWRTELNNYTVGDGVYAALLHGKSKQETVDQEFSNIATAVISPFEGFDVTASYALRKQTYNRYQRSTRIPYSIFVGEVGTMGSDRLKEYNTQSTYDAFNIYGEYKMQLGNHFVSGMVGFNQESFETKSFEASKLNSISDDLNSLGLATSNAEASGNASAWALQGVFYRASYDYKKKYLLEVNGRYDGSSRFPSDYRWGFFPSVSAGWIVSNEDFLKDSNAVNQFKLRASYGSLGNQNIADYAYIPTLNKDIDSGYAIDGSTLDYIESPNLNPRAITWEEVKTLNVGADLAFFKNRLTANFDWYQRNTEGMLTKGATLPSVLGAPSPQENAADLQTRGFELALGYNDTFKLGNNNFEFSVVGTLSNSKTKITRFDNPNNSLLDFYEGMTIGELWGYHVEGLFQTEEEVAAHADQTRVSNRIVAAGGLQPGDVKYIDLNNDGVIDEGENTSENPGDRRILGNTAPQYLYSFKVDAAYKGFDFSAFFQGVGKQDWYPHRDSRLFWAMYNRPYDSFIRKDMANDIWTPENTDAYYPRLFGYIALSESDALGAVNDRYLQNVAYLRMKNLTLGYTLPSTITDRMPFNKLRVYFSGENLLTFSKLTDYIDPEAASNSVNLNSPSTSANRSTAQTTPFSKIYSLGISLQF, encoded by the coding sequence ATGAAAATAAAAGTAATAAAAAATAGATTGAAGTTGAAAATCACTGGATTTTTACTTCTGTTCAGCTGTTTCAATGCCGCCCCCAATTCGAGCGTTGAATCGGTCAACCAAATTAAGATTACGTTGCACGAGAACAATAAGACACTGGTCGAAATGTTCGATGCAATCGAGTCAGTTTCCGAGGCTTCTTTTGTGTACAACGAAAAAATACAGAGCCTTAAACTCAAAAAGAGTATCGATTTTGAGGGTGCTTCGCTGCAAACGGTTATGAAGCGATTGGCGCATAATTTTCCCATTGATTACAAAATTATTTCCACCACGGTTACCGTGACCTTAAAAAACAATGAACAGGACAAAGTGAGGGTTTCCGGTACCTTAAACGATATCGATGGTTATGCGTTAATGGGTGTTAGTGTGATGGAAGTAGGCACCAATAATGGCGTCGTAACTGATTTCGACGGCAATTTTATTATTGAAGTTGCCAGAGGTGGAACGCTAGAATTCTCGTACTTAGGAATGATTCCCCAAACTGTACAGGTAAATAACTCACGTTCTGACCTGGTCGTTGTTCTAAAGTCTGATGAACAACTGCTAGAAGAGGTGGTCGTTATCGGTTACGGCAGCAAGAGCAAAGAAAAATTGATCGATGCGGTAAACAAGGTCGACGTGTCCACTATCGAGAACAGACCTTTGGCCAATGCAGCGAATGCCCTTCAAGGGGTAAGCCCAGGTTTGAATATCACACAATCGAGTGGGAAACCGGGAGAGTCGCCTAGAATCAATATTCGGGGTTTTACTTCGATTAACGGAGGTTCGCCATTGGTTATCGTTGATGGGGTCGAAGGTGATATCAATAATCTAAACCCAAACGATATAGAATCAATCAGTGTTTTAAAAGATGCCGGCGCCTCAGCAATTTATGGTGCCCGTGGGGCTTTTGGGGTGGTCTTGGTGACCACTAAAAAGGCCAAAAAAGGTAAAATTACGGTGAACGTTAGTAATACCACTGCATTCAGTTCGCCAACGATGAATACCGATTTTTTGACCGACTCTTACCAGTCGACCATGTTGGTCGATGAAGCTTTTAGAACCGCAGTAGGAAGGTCGTATACCGGATATACCGAACAAGACTATGCAGCACTTTTAGAGGTTTCGCAAGACCCTTCAAAGGCAAGAGTGGTAATCGACAATCGAAACGGTAGAGATCAGTATGTGCATTATGGTGCTACCGATTGGTGGAATACTTTCTTTAGAAAGAACGCGCCCTCGAACATTACCAATGTTTCCCTTTCGGGTGGCTCTGAGAAAGTAAGAACATTTTTCTCATATCGAAACTATCATTCAACGGGTATCTTAAAGGTGCAAGATGATAATTTCAAGCAGTACAACCTTAGGGGTAAGATTGAGGTAGATGCCAATAATTGGCTCACTTTTACCAATAATATGCAATATAATAACTCGAACGACCTTCAGCATGGGGGTAGCCAATATGGTAATTATGCCGATCCTTGGGGTAGTTTGCTATGGGTACATGCCATACCCGCGTATATGCCTGCCAATCCTGATGGAAATGCCTTGTGGAGAACGGAACTGAACAATTACACCGTGGGTGACGGGGTTTATGCCGCACTTTTGCATGGCAAGTCTAAACAAGAAACGGTCGATCAAGAATTCTCCAATATTGCCACAGCCGTTATCAGTCCGTTTGAAGGGTTCGATGTAACTGCAAGTTATGCGTTGCGAAAACAGACGTATAACCGATATCAAAGGTCGACAAGAATCCCCTATTCCATTTTTGTAGGGGAGGTCGGAACCATGGGAAGTGATCGTTTAAAAGAGTACAACACCCAGTCAACCTATGACGCATTTAATATATACGGGGAGTATAAAATGCAGCTCGGTAATCATTTTGTAAGCGGTATGGTCGGGTTCAATCAAGAATCTTTTGAAACAAAAAGTTTTGAGGCCAGTAAGCTGAACAGTATTTCCGATGATTTGAACTCTTTAGGTTTGGCGACATCCAATGCCGAGGCAAGCGGTAATGCTTCGGCTTGGGCATTGCAGGGTGTATTCTATCGGGCGTCGTACGATTATAAGAAGAAATACCTATTGGAGGTGAACGGACGATATGATGGTTCTTCAAGGTTTCCTTCCGATTATCGCTGGGGGTTTTTCCCGTCGGTTTCTGCGGGATGGATAGTTTCAAACGAAGATTTTCTGAAAGACAGCAACGCGGTGAACCAGTTTAAGCTACGTGCCTCTTATGGTTCTTTGGGTAACCAGAATATTGCTGATTACGCTTACATCCCCACCTTAAATAAAGATATTGATTCAGGCTATGCCATCGATGGTTCGACCTTAGATTATATAGAATCACCCAACCTGAACCCAAGGGCAATTACTTGGGAAGAAGTGAAAACCTTGAATGTGGGTGCCGACCTGGCCTTTTTTAAGAATCGTTTGACCGCCAATTTTGATTGGTACCAGCGAAATACCGAAGGTATGTTGACCAAAGGGGCTACTTTGCCTAGTGTTTTGGGTGCTCCTTCACCTCAAGAAAATGCCGCTGACCTTCAGACCCGTGGTTTTGAATTGGCATTGGGCTATAATGACACATTTAAATTGGGCAATAACAATTTTGAATTTTCGGTAGTAGGAACTTTGTCAAATTCTAAAACCAAGATTACAAGGTTTGACAACCCCAATAATAGCTTACTTGATTTTTATGAAGGTATGACAATCGGAGAGCTTTGGGGCTATCATGTTGAAGGACTTTTTCAAACAGAAGAAGAAGTTGCGGCCCACGCTGATCAAACTAGGGTGTCTAATAGAATAGTTGCCGCAGGCGGCTTACAGCCCGGTGATGTTAAATACATCGATTTGAATAACGATGGCGTTATCGATGAAGGTGAAAACACATCGGAAAACCCTGGCGATAGAAGAATTCTTGGTAATACGGCACCTCAATATCTTTATAGTTTTAAGGTTGATGCAGCTTATAAAGGTTTTGATTTCTCCGCCTTCTTTCAAGGTGTAGGTAAACAAGATTGGTATCCGCATCGCGACTCGAGGTTATTCTGGGCCATGTACAATCGACCCTATGATTCCTTTATTCGAAAAGATATGGCAAACGATATCTGGACTCCAGAAAACACAGACGCCTATTACCCGAGACTCTTTGGTTACATCGCATTATCAGAAAGTGATGCGCTAGGGGCGGTAAACGATAGGTATTTACAGAATGTGGCTTACCTGAGAATGAAGAATCTGACCTTGGGGTACACCCTGCCGAGTACGATTACCGACCGCATGCCTTTTAACAAATTGAGAGTCTATTTTAGTGGGGAAAACCTTTTGACTTTTAGTAAGTTGACGGATTATATTGATCCTGAGGCTGCAAGTAATTCGGTCAACTTGAACTCCCCTTCAACTTCAGCGAATCGAAGTACGGCACAAACGACGCCTTTCTCGAAAATTTATTCACTGGGTATTTCACTACAATTTTAA
- a CDS encoding endonuclease/exonuclease/phosphatase family metal-dependent hydrolase: MKKMKKSILALLLLMGPLLAVSQTAEPIRAMTFNIRYASPNDGINIWENRRDWLCESINFFEVDVFGAQEVIEGQLNDMVERLPDYDYVGIGRNGGKEGEFCPVFYNKEEFELLDSGTLWLSETPEKVNSKGWDAALPRIATWVKLRRKTSKEELFFFNTHFDHKGEKARIESAKLLRMQIKKIADDAPFLLTGDFNFPPSAEAYDLLLEGKPKSLNVSDAIHKAKLVYGPQYTFNGFRLEPDQDRKRIDYIFCNDDIEVHKHHTLDGQRGGNYISDHFPIMVIVSLR; the protein is encoded by the coding sequence ATGAAAAAGATGAAAAAAAGCATACTTGCTTTGCTACTATTAATGGGGCCGTTGCTGGCAGTTTCACAGACTGCTGAACCAATCAGGGCAATGACCTTTAATATTCGATATGCCAGCCCTAATGATGGAATCAATATTTGGGAAAATAGAAGGGACTGGCTTTGTGAAAGCATCAATTTTTTTGAAGTTGATGTTTTCGGGGCACAAGAAGTCATAGAAGGCCAATTGAACGATATGGTAGAACGGCTTCCCGATTACGATTATGTCGGTATCGGAAGAAATGGAGGTAAAGAAGGCGAATTTTGCCCGGTGTTCTACAATAAAGAAGAGTTTGAACTCTTGGATAGCGGAACGTTATGGCTATCTGAAACCCCTGAAAAAGTAAATTCTAAAGGGTGGGATGCGGCATTGCCAAGAATTGCCACCTGGGTAAAGCTCCGAAGAAAAACTAGCAAAGAAGAGTTGTTCTTTTTTAACACCCATTTTGATCATAAGGGTGAAAAAGCCCGTATTGAGAGTGCCAAGCTTTTGCGTATGCAAATTAAAAAGATTGCCGATGATGCCCCGTTTTTACTTACTGGGGATTTTAATTTTCCACCGTCGGCCGAGGCCTATGACTTGCTTTTGGAAGGAAAACCCAAAAGCTTAAATGTATCGGATGCTATTCATAAAGCCAAATTGGTATATGGCCCCCAGTATACTTTTAATGGTTTTAGATTAGAGCCTGATCAAGATAGGAAACGTATAGATTATATTTTTTGTAATGATGATATAGAGGTTCATAAACATCACACTTTAGATGGTCAAAGGGGAGGTAACTATATCTCCGATCATTTTCCGATAATGGTAATTGTTAGTTTGCGTTAG
- a CDS encoding putative outer membrane starch-binding protein, with product MKFKYSILIYILLLIGCSDDYLDKEPLSDVTENNFFLKASDLQLYTNGFYRMFPSTSIYDGDAISDNIVSTTLSDEMRSSRTIPTTGGGWDWAYLRDINYFLENYEKCEDESAKVHYSGVAYFFRAYFYFQKLKRFGEVPYYDKTLSAEDMESLQASRESRQFITDKILEDLDRAIVNLNEEVQAYRITKYSALALKSRVALYEGTFEKYRDVSGYETYLNVSVDASLELMENSPYSVYSTGDTSTDYMNLFNSHDAQTSEMILSRQFTQTVAVDHNVNYYTTTSSYGRPGMPKDLVNSYLMADGSRFTDLPDYNEFFFTDEVAGRDPRLSQTIRTPGYIRKGEAMELAPNLGATMTGYQLTKYVTEPVYDTNDESITDLPILRFGEVLLNYAEAKAELGTLTQTDLDVSVQLLRDRVGMPALSLADANNSPDSFLEEQYATVSGANKGVILEIRRERRIELYMENHRWNDIVRWKAGQTLTQPLRGLYFPGAGEYDMDSDGNIDVVLFEGDEPAGQVQGVQYIKIDSDIYFDENNLIDPQPDFNNRNFDENRDYLYPIPRVELQLNPNLTQNPGWE from the coding sequence ATGAAATTTAAATATTCAATACTGATTTACATCTTGCTTTTAATCGGTTGTAGCGATGATTATCTTGATAAAGAACCGCTATCAGACGTCACAGAGAACAATTTCTTTTTAAAAGCTAGCGATTTACAATTGTATACTAATGGCTTCTATAGAATGTTCCCCAGTACCAGTATTTATGATGGGGATGCCATTAGCGATAATATTGTTTCAACTACCCTTAGCGATGAAATGCGCAGTTCGAGAACCATACCTACAACAGGTGGTGGTTGGGATTGGGCCTATCTCAGGGATATCAATTACTTTCTCGAGAATTATGAAAAATGCGAAGATGAGTCAGCTAAGGTTCATTATAGCGGGGTCGCCTATTTTTTTAGGGCCTACTTCTATTTTCAGAAATTAAAAAGATTTGGAGAAGTGCCTTATTACGATAAGACCTTAAGCGCCGAGGATATGGAGAGTCTTCAAGCCTCGCGAGAAAGTCGACAGTTTATCACCGACAAAATTTTAGAAGATCTTGACCGTGCTATTGTCAACCTCAATGAAGAGGTTCAGGCTTACAGAATTACCAAGTATAGTGCACTCGCTTTAAAATCGAGGGTTGCGCTTTATGAAGGTACTTTCGAGAAATACCGAGATGTTTCCGGCTATGAAACCTATCTGAATGTGAGTGTCGATGCCTCTTTGGAATTGATGGAAAATTCTCCATATAGCGTTTATAGTACGGGTGATACAAGTACCGACTATATGAACTTGTTCAATTCGCATGATGCTCAAACGAGCGAAATGATTTTGAGTCGGCAGTTCACCCAAACCGTTGCCGTTGACCATAACGTTAATTATTATACCACCACATCTTCGTACGGTCGCCCGGGTATGCCGAAAGATTTGGTCAATAGTTATTTGATGGCCGATGGGTCAAGGTTTACCGACTTGCCCGATTACAATGAGTTTTTCTTTACCGATGAGGTAGCGGGTAGAGACCCTCGTTTATCACAAACGATTCGTACTCCTGGTTATATTAGGAAAGGAGAAGCCATGGAATTGGCTCCCAATCTTGGTGCGACAATGACGGGTTACCAATTGACCAAATATGTAACGGAACCGGTGTATGATACCAACGATGAATCCATAACCGACTTACCCATTCTTCGTTTCGGTGAAGTACTATTGAACTATGCGGAAGCAAAAGCTGAACTTGGCACACTGACCCAGACTGACTTGGATGTATCTGTTCAGTTATTGAGAGATAGGGTGGGGATGCCTGCCTTAAGCTTAGCTGATGCCAATAACAGTCCAGATTCTTTTTTAGAAGAACAATACGCTACCGTTAGTGGCGCGAACAAAGGCGTAATTCTAGAAATTAGAAGAGAACGAAGAATCGAGCTTTATATGGAGAACCACCGTTGGAACGATATTGTACGCTGGAAAGCAGGTCAAACATTAACACAGCCTTTACGCGGATTGTATTTTCCTGGGGCAGGGGAGTACGATATGGATTCTGATGGAAATATAGATGTTGTTTTATTTGAAGGTGATGAACCTGCAGGTCAAGTACAGGGCGTGCAGTATATAAAAATTGACTCTGATATATATTTTGATGAGAACAATTTGATTGACCCTCAGCCCGATTTCAATAATAGAAATTTCGATGAGAATAGAGATTATCTATATCCAATACCTCGAGTTGAGTTACAGTTGAATCCGAACCTGACCCAAAATCCCGGTTGGGAATAA